Proteins co-encoded in one Montipora capricornis isolate CH-2021 chromosome 12, ASM3666992v2, whole genome shotgun sequence genomic window:
- the LOC138027695 gene encoding short-chain collagen C4-like isoform X2, with product MDDQRPNNHDVHATGQKTESMLFRERRRIKKNTTQNPQDFEKRLKSVEERLDALMRSPPLGSSGDSYSSLTAYLLGKNIQNKEKMGTPGPPGPPGTPGLAGNPGSHGKTGPKGEPGKPGTNTPLPGPPGPKGQQGAVGKTGAQGPQGAKGEKGQNGTAKSGVKYVRWGRTTCPSGAQIVYKGIIGGEGHGHHGGGANYLCLPHNPKYDKYKDGHQAAGYIYGTEYEVSQYNGDPFKRNLHDHDAPCVVCFVASRGSMLMMPARNDCPSGWTDEYHGYLMTERFDHKHSSDFICVDGDPEYVPGSHANKDGALLHPVEGVCGSLPCLPYVSGRELTCAVCTK from the exons ATGGATGATCAGCGTCCAAATAATCACGATGTCCATGCAACTGGACAAAAGACTGAGTCGATGCTGTTTCGCGAACGCAGAAGAATTAAGAAAAACACCACTCAAAACCCGCAAGACTTTGAAAAACGACTGAAAAGCGTTGAAGAGAG gcTTGATGCACTGATGCGGTCCCCTCCTCTGGGATCAAGTGGAGATTCTTACTCCTCACTTACAGCCTACCTATTGG GAAAGAATAtccaaaacaaggaaaagatgGGAACTCCTGGACCCCCTGGTCCACCAGGGACACCAGGACTGGCTGGTAACCCTGGTTCGCATGGAAAAACAGGCCCCAAAG GGGAACCAGGAAAGCCTggcacaaacacgcccttaccAGGCCCTCCTGGACCTAAAGGACAACAAGGAGCTGTAGGTAAGACTGGAGCCCAGGGACCTCAAGGCgccaaaggagaaaaaggacaaAACGGGACTGCAAAGTCGGGTGTGAAGTATGTTCGATGGGGAAGGACCACATGTCCCAGTGGTGCTCAGATCGTCTATAAAG GGATAATTGGGGGTGAAGGCCACGGACATCATGGTGGTGGAGCAAACTACCTTTGTCTTCCTCACAATCCAAAGTACGACAAGTACAAAGATGGTCACCAGGCTGCAGGATACATTTACGGCACTGAGTATGAAGTCAGTCAATACAACGGAGACCCTTTTAAGAGAAATCTCCATGATCATGACGCACCCTGTGTTGTCTGCTTCGTGGCGTCACGTGGTTCAATGCTGATGATGCCCGCAAGGAATGACTGTCCATCTGGATGGACCGACGAGTATCATGGGTATctgatgactgaaagatttgaTCACAAACATTCAAGTGATTTCATCTGTGTCGATGGTGATCCAGAATATGTTCCTGGTAGCCATGCTAACAAAGATGGTGCCTTGCTGCATCCCGTGGAAGGCGTTTGTGGTTCACTTCCCTGTCTTCCATATGTCAGCGGTCGAGAGTTGACATGCGCCGTCTGTACCaagtaa
- the LOC138025458 gene encoding short-chain collagen C4-like — MDDQRPNNHDVHATGQKTESMLFRERRGIKKNTTQNPQDFEKRLQSVEERLDALMRSPPLGSSGDSYSSLTAYLLDTECYCTIFILKGKNIQNKEKMGPPGPPGPPGTPGLAGNPGSHGKTGPKGEPGTPSTNTPLPGPPSPKGQQGAVGKTGAQGPQGAKGEKGQNGTANSGVKYVRWGRTTCPSGAQIVYKGIIGGEWYNHYGGGSNYLCLPHNPKYDKYKDGNQASGYIYGTEYQVSYYNPFKKNIHDHDAPCVVCFVKSRGSMLMMPARNDCPSGWTEEYHGYLMTERYTHKHSSDFICVDGDPEYVPGSHASKDGALLQLVEGVCGSLPCLPYVSGRELTCAVCTK; from the exons ATGGATGATCAGCGTCCAAATAATCACGATGTCCATGCAACTGGACAAAAGACTGAGTCGATGCTGTTTCGCGAACGCAGAGGAATTAAGAAAAATACCACTCAAAACCCGCAAGACTTTGAAAAACGACTGCAAAGCGTTGAAGAGAG aCTTGATGCACTGATGCGGTCCCCTCCTCTGGGATCAAGTGGAGATTCTTACTCCTCACTTACAGCCTACCTATTAG ACACGGAATGCTATTGTACCATTTTCATTCTCAAAGGAAAGAATAtccaaaacaaggaaaagatgGGACCTCCTGGACCCCCTGGTCCACCAGGGACACCAGGATTAGCTGGTAACCCTGGTTCGCATGGAAAAACTGGCCCCAAAG GGGAACCAGGAACGCCTAGCACAAACACTCCCTTACCAGGCCCTCCTAGTCCTAAAGGACAACAAGGAGCTGTAGGTAAGACTGGAGCCCAGGGACCTCAAGGTgccaaaggagaaaaaggacaaAACGGGACTGCAAACTCGGGTGTGAAGTATGTTCGATGGGGAAGGACCACATGTCCCAGTGGTGCTCAGATCGTCTATAAAG GGATAATTGGGGGTGAATGGTACAACCACTACGGTGGTGGATCCAACTACCTTTGTCTTCCTCACAATCCAAAGTACGACAAGTACAAAGATGGTAACCAGGCGTCAGGATACATTTACGGCACTGAGTATCAAGTCAGTTACTACAACccttttaagaaaaatatcCATGATCATGACGCACCCTGTGTTGTCTGCTTTGTGAAGTCACGTGGTTCAATGCTGATGATGCCCGCAAGGAATGACTGTCCATCTGGATGGACCGAGGAGTATCATGGGTATCTGATGACTGAACGTTATACTCACAAACATTCAAGTGATTTCATCTGTGTCGATGGTGATCCAGAATATGTTCCTGGTAGCCATGCTAGCAAAGATGGTGCCTTGCTGCAGCTCGTGGAAGGCGTTTGTGGTTCACTTCCTTGTCTTCCATACGTCAGCGGTCGAGAGTTGACATGCGCCGTCTGTACCaagtaa